CAAGGCCCCGCCTACGCCAAGCTCCACCTCTACCGGGCGGAAGGGGAAGAGGGGGACGAGGGCCTCCGCCCTGGGAAAAGGCCCGTCCTCCTCCCCTGGGGAGGAAAGGTCTTCGGGCTTGCCCTCTGCTACGACCTGGACTTCCCCGAGCTCTTCCGGGCCTACGCCCTCAGAGGGGCGCAGGGGTTTTTGGTAGGGGCGGCCTGGCCCGGGGCCTACGCCGGGCTTTTGGAGGTCCTCGCCCGGGCCCGGGCGGCGGAGAACCAGGCCTACCTCTTCCTGGCAAGCCGCGCGGACACGGGAAGCCCCTCCCTCTTCGTCGCCCCCGACGGGCGGGTCCTGGCGCGGAAGGAGGAGGAAGGCCTCCTCGTGGCCGAGCCCGATTGGGCCTTTTTGGAGGCCTACCGCAAGAAGTACCCCCTCCTCCAGCACCGCCGGGAAGACCTCCACCGGCTTTGGTAAGATGGCCCCCGTGCTGGAGAACCGCCGCGCGCGGCACGACTACGAGATCCTGGAAACCTACGAGGCGGGCATCGCCCTCAAGGGGACCGAGGTGAAGTCCCTGAGGGCGGGGAAGGTGGACTTCACGGGAAGCTTCGCCAAGTTTGAGGACGGCGAGCTTTACCTGGAAAACCTCTACATCGCCCCCTACGAAAAAGGCTCCTACACCAACGTGGACCCGAGGAGGAAGCGGAAGCTCCTCCTGCACAAGCACGAGCTTAGGCGGCTTCTCGGCAAGGTGGAGCAAAGGGGCCTCACCCTGGTCCCCCTCAAGATCTACTTCAACGAGCGGGGCTACGCCAAGGTCCTCCTGGGCCTCGCCCGGGGGAAGAAAGCCTATGAAAAGCGGCGCGAGGACAAGAAGGAGGCCGTGCGCCGCGCCTTGGAGGAGCTATGAGGGCCTTTTTCCTCCTCCTCGCTTCCTTCGCCCTGGCCCAGGCCCCCAAGCCCCTGAGGGTGGGGGAGCTTACCGGGGAGGCCCTCTACCCGGGAAACCGGGGGGTGTCCTACGGGGAGGTGGGGCTCGTGGCCCGGGGGCTCGGCCTCGCCCTCTGGCAGGGGGAGGGCCAGGTGGCCCTCGGGCTTGGGGCCCGCTACCGGACCTTCCCGGTGGAAGCGGACGAGGCCAAGGCCGCCTCCAGCCTCGCCGCCTGGCGCAAGGACGGGCGCGTCTACGTGCCCCTGCGCCCCCTGGCGGACGCCCTCGGCCTCTCCTACCGGGCCCAGGTGGGCATCCAGCTGGACCTCCCCTGGGCCCAGCTCCTCCAGGTGGAGGCCCGGCCCGAAGGCTACCTCCTCCGCTTCAGCCGGGAGGTGAACGCCGTGGTGCGGCCCGGGGGCGTCCTCTTCCTCATGGCCCAGGGGAGCCACCCCGCCTTGGTCCAAGAGGCCATGGGCCTCTTCCTCCCCCTCTCCCGCCCCCCGGAGCGGGTCTACTACCCCGGGGGCGGCCAGGTGGCCGTGGGCCTCACCCCCCTCCCCCTCCCTTCCCCCACCGTCCTCCTGGACCCGGGGCACGGCGGGGAGGACCCGGGCCTCGAGGCCCAGGGGCTGGTGGAGAAGGAGGTCGTCCTGGACCTCGCCCGCCGCGTGGCCGCCCTTCTGCCGGGCGCCCGGCTCACCCGGCAGGGCGACGAGACCCTGCCCCTGGAAGCGCGCCTCGCCCTGGCCCGCACCGCCTCCGTGGTGGTCTCCCTCCACATGGCCCGGGGCCGTGAGGTGCGCCTCTACTTCCCCAAGGACCGGACGAGCCCCCTCGCCCAAAGCCTCTCCCGCCTCGGCGACCTCCCCGAGGAACGGGCGAGGCTCCTTCGGGCCTACGCCGGGGACCCCGCCCGCCTCGCCGAGGCCCTGGAGCGGGCCCTCACCGCCCAGGGGTTCGCCGTGGTCAAGGCCGAGGGGCCCTACGCCCTGGCCCGGGTGGACGGGGCGGCGGTGCTTCTGGAGGTGGGGGCGGAAAGGCTGGGGACGGGGCAGGCCCGCGCCCTCGTGGCCCAGGCCATCGCCCAGGGGATCCGGGCCTACCTCGAGGGGGGTGCGCCGTGAGGAAGTACCTGAGCGCCTACAACCTCCTCGGCCTCCTCGTCTTCGCCCTGGGGCTTCTCGTCTACTGGCAAAGCCCCGCCCCCAACCCCCCCAAGGCCCTGCCCCTGCCCGCGGACGAGGCCGCGCGGGAGGAGAAGCTCACCCTGAACCTCTACCGCCCCGACCCGCCCCGGGGCTTCCTCCGGGAGCCCGTGGTCCTCGAGGTGGGCCTGGGGGAAAACCCCTACGAGAAGGCCCTCCTCGCCTGGGCCCAGGCCACGGGAAGCCCCACCCCCCTGGGCCTCTTCGCGGCGGAGGGGCGCCTCGTGGTGGACCTGCCCAAGGACTTCGTCCGGGGGCTGGACGCCGAGGGGGAGGTCTACCGCCTCTACAGCCTCGCCTACACTCTCCTCGCCACCTTCCCCGAGGGGAGCGAGGTGCGCTTTCTGGTGGAAGGACAGCCGAGCCCCGGCCTCGCCCACCTGGACCTGGAAGCCCCCGTACGCCTGCCATGAGCGAGACCTGGCGCCTGGACCGCCTCGTCCTCCAGGGGTTCAAGTCCTTCGCCGACCGGACCCTCCTGGACTTCCCCGACCCCATCACGGGGATCATCGGCCCCAACGGCTCGGGCAAGAGCAACCTGGTGGAGGCCATCCGCTTCGTCACCGGAAGCCGCGCCCAGGACCTGAGGGGGGAGGAGCTCAAGGCCCTCCTCTTCCACGGCGGCAAGACCCGCCCCCCCCAGGGCGTGGCCGAGGTGCGCCTGGAGCTCTCCCGGGGCCGGGAGCGCCTGGTGGTGGAGCGGCGCATTGAGGGGGAAAGAAGCCAGCTCCGGGTGAACGGCCGCCCCACAAGCGCCAAGGCCCTCGCCCTCCACCTCGCGGGCACCGGGCTCGGCCGGGGCGGGTACGCGGTGGTGGGCCAGGGGGAGGTGGGGGCGGTGCTGGAGTCCCCCGAGGTCCAGCTCCTCGCCCACCTGGAGGAGGCGGCGGGGCTGAGGCCCGTGGCCGAGGCCGTCCGCCTCACCGAGGAGCGCCTGGCCCAGGCGGCGGCCCTGGTGGAGGAACGGGAAAAGGCCCTAGAGGCCCTGAAGGCGGAGGTGGAGGCCCTGGCACGGGAGGCCGACCGGGCGAAAAGGGCCCGGGAGCTGAGCCTGCTCAGGCTCAGGCTCAAGCGCAGCCTCCTCCTCGCCCGGAAAGAGGCGCTGGCGGAGGAGGCCCAGGGGATGCGCTTCCGCCTCGAGGCGCTGGAGGCCGAGCTCAAGGGGCTCCAGGAGGCCATGGAGGCCCTCCTCGCCCGAAAGCGGGACCTCCTCGCCCAGGAAGAAGGGCTCCGCCAAGCCCTGGAGGAGGCCCACCTCGCCCTCAAGGAGCGGGAGGGGCTGATGGGGGAGGCCGGGTCCTTGCGCCGCGTCCTCCAGGCCCTGGACCGGCCCCCTCCCCCCGAACCCGGCCCCGAGCCCCCAAGGCCAGAGGAGGCCCCGGAGGCCCTTAGGGCCCGGCTCCGCGCCCTCAAGGAGGAAATCCTGCGCAAAGAGGCCCAGGTCCGAAGGGCGGAGGAGGCGCGCCGCCGTTACGAGGCCGAGCGGGCCCGGTACGAGGAAAGGCTCGCCGCCCGCCTCGAGGCCCTCAAGGAGCGGGAGGCCCTAAGGCCCGAGGTGGAGGCCCTGGAAGAGGAGGTGGCCCGGCTCGCCGCGCAGCTTCGGGAGCGGGAGGGGCTGGAGGCGAGGCTCAAGGAGGTGGAGGCCCAGCGGAGGGGCGTGGCCAAAGAGCGGGAGCGCCTCCACCTCCTGGTGGAAAGCGGCGCCGACCTCCACGAGGGGCCGAGGCGGGTCCGGGGCCTTCCGGGGGTGCTCGGCGTGGTGGCCGATCTCCTCCGCCCCGAGCCCGGGCTGGAACAGGCCCTGGAAGCGGCCCTCGGCCCCAGGCTCCAGTGGGTTCTGGTGGAGGACGAGGAGGCGGCCAAGAGGGCCATCGCCCACCTGAAGCGGGTGGGGGGGCGGGCCACCTTCCTCCCCCTCACCCTCCTCCGCCCCCGCCCCCTCCCCGGGCCCAAGCCCTTCCCCGGCCTCTTGGGCCCCGCCCGCGCCCTGGCCCACCTCCGCCTTCCCGGCCTACCGGAGGAGGCGGTGCTCGGCGTCCTCTTCGGGGACACCCTGGTCTTCCAGGACCTGGACCGGGCCCTCGCCTACCTGAGGGCCGGGGGAGGGGAACGCCTCGTGACCCTGGAGGGGGAGGTGGTGGAGCGGGCGGGGGCCATCACCGGAGGGAGGGTCCGCGCCGGGGGGGAGGCCCTTGCCCTGCGGCGGCGGCTTGACGAAGCGGAGGCGGAGGAAAGGGCCCTCGCCCAGGAGGCCCAGGCCCTTAGGGAAAGGCTCTCCGCCTTCCCCCACCCTAGGGCCCTGGAGGAGGCCAAGGCCCGGCTCCTCGCCCTCCGGGCCCGGCTGGAAAGGCCCCTTCCCCCCGAACCCAAGCCCCCGGAGCCGCCGGAGGCGCCCGAGGCTCAGGACCTCGAGGCCCTCCGCGAGGAAGCGGCCCGCCTCGAGGCCCTCCTCCAGCAGGCGGAGGCCTACGCCCGCTTCTTGGAAAGGAAGCGGGCCTGGGAGGAGTGGGAAAGGCTTAAGGAGGAAGCGGGGCGGGTCCGGGCCCGGCTTAAGGAGCTGGAGAAGGCCTTGGAGGCCACCCGCCCCCTGGCGGAAAGGGCCCGGTCCCTGGAGGAAGGGGTGCGGAAGCTTCGGCAAGCCCTCAAGGCCCTGGCGGAGGAGGAGACCCGGCTCCTCACCCGGCAAAACCACCTCCTCGCGGAGCGGGAACACCTCCGCCTCACCCTGGCCCGGCGGGAGGCGGCCTGGGAAGAGGTGGAGCGGGAGCTCGCCGAACTCCCCGAGCTTCCCCGCCTGGAAGGGACCCCACGCGCCCTCCAGGCCCGCCTCGCCCAGGCAGAGGCGGAGCTAGAGGCCCTGGGCCCGGTGAACGCCCTGGCGGAAAGGGCCCTGGCGGAGGCCGAGGAAAAGCTTAAGGCGCGCCAGCGGGAACTGGACGAGGCCGTGGAAGCCCTCCTCCGCCTCGAGGCCGAGGCCAAAGGGGTGGAGGCCGAATACCAGAAGCGCTTGGAGGAGGCCTTCGCCCGCTTCCAGGAGGCCTTCCGCCGCTACGGGGAGGCCCTGCTCGGCGGGCGGACGGAGGTGCGCCGGACGGCGCGGGGGCTGGGCCTCGTGGTCACCCCGGCGGGGAAGCGCACCCAGGACCTCCGCCTCCTCTCCCTGGGGGAGAAGACCCTCGGGGCCCTGGCCTTCCTCTTCGCCCTGGGGGAACTCCAAGGCGGGCTTCCCATCGCCGTCCTGGACGAGGTGGACGCCGCCTTGGACGAGGCGAACCTCCTGCGCTTCACGCGCTTTTTGCGCTCGGGGCGCCAGTTCCTCCTGGTGACCCACCAGAAGCGGACCATGGAGGCCTGCCACGCCCTCTACGGCGTCACCAGCGAGGAGGGGGTGAGCCGGGTCTACGCCATCCGCAAGGAGGTGGCCCATGACCTTTGAGGAGTACCAGAAGGAAGCCCAGAAGACCGCCCTCTACCCCGAGGCCTACCGCCTCGTCTACCCCGCCCTGGGCCTCGCGGGGGAGGCCGGGGAGCTCGCCAACAAGGTGAAGAAGGTCCTCCGCGACCACGGGGGGCGCCTCAGGGAGGAGGACCGGGAGGCCATCCTCGCCGAGCTCGGGGACGTCCTCTGGTACGTGGCCCAGGTGGCCACGGACCTGGGGGAAAGCCTCGAGGCCGTGGCCCAGGCCAACCTGGCGAAGCTCCGCTCCCGCAAGGAGCGGGGCAGGCTAGGAGGGGCGGGGGATAACCGATAGTGCGAACCATTTCAAGCTCTACGGCATGATCCAGCCCGCGGCCGGCGAAACCGCCGCGGTGCGGGCGGTTTTCATCATTGACCCCAACGGCATCCTCCCGAGACCCTCCGCTTCATCCAGGCCCTGCAGTTCACCGAGCGCACCGGCCTCAATACGCCTGCCAACGGGCGGCCCGGGGAGCCCGGCATCGTCAAGCCCCCCGCCACCCTCCCCGAGCTCAAGGCCGACGAGGCCAAGAAGGGCGAGTACGCCGAGCACCGCCGCTGGCACCTCCGCTTCGCAGAGCAAACCTCAAAGCCGCCAACCCCCCGGGAGGCCCCGGGGGGTTAGCCCTTCAAGCCCTCAGTCAAACAGGTCAAAGAGCTCCAGGAAGCCCTTTTTCTTCTTGTAGGGCTTGCCCTCCTTGCGGTAAAAGCCCTCCAGCTCCTCCTCGTAGCCGCGCTCCACCTCCTTGGCCTCGGCCAGGAGCTTCTCCAGCTCCCCCTTGTCCAGCCACACCCCGCCGCACTGGGGGCAGACGTCAATCAGGACGCCGCGCCGCTCCACCTCCCGCATGCCCACCCCGCAGTGGGGGCAAAGGAGCAGGGGCACCTACTCCTCCCTCCGGCCGAAGAGGCCGAGAAGGCTCGCGTAGTAGAGGATCGTGGCCAAGGAACCCGCCAAGGCGGCCACGTAGGTGAGGGCCGCCCAGGTGAGGACCCGCCGGGCAGGGCCCATCTCCTCCGGCCTGAGGAAGCCCATGCGCCTCAGGAACTCCAGGGCCCTACGGGAAGCGTCAAACTCCACGGGCAGGGTGATGAGCTGGAAGAGGGCCACGGCCAGGTAAAGGTAAAGGCCGAGCTTGGCGAGGCCCAAGGCTCCGAGGAAGAGGCCGGCGAGGACCAGGATGGGCCCCAGGTTGCTCCCCAGGCTCGCCGCAGGCCAGAGGCTCGCCCGCACCCTAAGCCAGGCGTAGCCCCGAGCGTCCTGCACCGCGTGCCCCACCTCGTGGGCGGCCACGGCCAGGGCGGCCAGGCTCGGCGAGGCGTAGTTGGGCTCGGAAAGCCGCACGGCCTTGGCCTGGGGATCGTAGTGGTCCGTGAGGGCCCCGGGCACGGGCTCCACCCGGACGTGGGTGAGGCCGTGGGTGTCTAGGATCGCCCGGGCCACCTCGGCCCCCGTGAGCCCCCGGCTGTTCGCCACCCGGCTGTAGCGGGCAAAGGTGGCCTGTAGACCTCCTTGGATGGCCAGGCTGGCCACGAAGACCAGGATCATGAGCAAGAACGCAAGCGTGTCCATGGCTCCCTCCTTCCGGGGAGTAGCAGAAAACGAGGCCACCCAAAGGTGGTCTCGCCATGCGCCTCAAGGCGCCCCAGCCGACCGGGGATGCCTCCCGTCCTGACGACCGGCTGGCCCCACTTTCGGGGCGGCTACTCCCCGGAACTCACTTTATAACAAGAAGCCGTCCCCCCTGCAACTACCGGACGAGGAGCACGGGGCAAGGAGCCTCGGCCACCACCCGTTGGCTCTGGCTTCCCAGGAAGAGGCTTCCCACCGCCCCAAGGCCCCGGGTGCCCATGACGATGAGGTCGGCCCTCTCCCCCAAGGCGGCCTGGAGGATGGCCTCCGCCGGGCGGCCCTCCAGGAGGAGGGCGTCCTCCCGGGGCACCCCGGTGAGGGCCACCGCCTCGGCCAGGACCTTTTCCGCCCGCTCCAGGCGGCGCTTCAAGGCCTCCTCAAAGAAGGGCTCCCCCAGGTAGTCGGGCACGGGCTCGTAGACGTGGACCACGACAAGCCTCGCCCCGTGGGCCTCCGCCTCGGCCTTGGCGGCCTCCGCCGCCCGCTTGGCGTGCTCCGAGCCGTCGTAGGCCAGGAGGATGGTCTTGAACATGCTCCTAGTTTACCCGCTTCCTTGGCCCCCGGGCCCTCCCGGGGCCCCCATGCTGGTTTAGGCCAGCATGGGGTGGTCAAGCCTGGGGGCGGGTCTCCGAGGGGAGCTCCACCTTGCGGCCGCAGCGGCAGGTCTCCCCCTCAATGCGGGCGAGGGTACCGTCCCCCTTGGGGTAGAGCCAAAGGGCCCCGCAGTCGGGGCAGCGCACCTCGGCCACCAGGGAGCGGACCTCCTCCGGGGAGAAGCGGTAGACCTCCCCGCACCAGTGGCAGACCACCTCCGCCCCGCCCTCCTTCACGATCATCTCCTCGCGCTCCTCCGGGGTGAAGAAGACCAGGGCCTCCAGGGCCTTCTCCCGGTTGCAGCGGCAGCGGAAGCGGGCGGGGATCTCGTTCTGGAGGTAGCCCAGGGCGCGGAGGTCGGTGCGCTCAAAGCCCAGGCCGGCAAGAAGGGCCTCCAAAGCCCCCTCCAGGCCCCGCTCCCGAAGGAGGGGGGTGAGGCCGGGGAGGTCCTTGAGGTTGGCCTCGAGGCGGCCCAAGACCTCCTCCTTGGCCCCGGGCATCACCTGGACGGCCACGCCCCCCGCCACCTCCACCTCCCCCTCTCCCTTGACCCGCACGCCGAGGAGCACCGCCGAGGGGATCTGCTCCGACTGCCAGAGGTAGTGGGCGAGGTCCTCGGCGATCTCCCCCGAGACCAAGGGCACGGTGCTCGTGTAGACCTCCCCATTGGGGAGGCTCCGGTCCACCCGCAAGACCCCGGCCCCCACGAGCTCCCCCACGTTCAGCTTTCCGTCCTCCCTCAAGGGGACCTCGGCCTCGGGGTTTTTCACATATCCCCGGACGTTCCCCTGGGGGTCGGCCTCCACCAGGATCCCCCCCAAGGGCCCCGTCCCCTCCACCCGGAGGGTGATCCGCTCCTTGGGGGTCTTGAGGAGGAGCTGGGCGAGGAGGAGGGCCCCGGTCATGGCGCGCCCCAAAGCGGCGGTGGCCGTGGGGGAAAGGCCGTGGCGAAGCCTCGCCTCCTCCACCACGTCCGTGGTCTCCGCGGCCACCACCCGCAGGTCCCCTCCGCCCGCAAGGCCCCTAAGGATCCGTCCCATACCCCGCCATTATGCCACGGGCCTATAATCCCCCATATGGGCCTCGTGATCTACGACACCCTGGCGCGCCGCAAGGTGCCCTTTGAGCCCGCGGTCCCCGGCCACGTGGGGATCTACGTCTGCGGCCCCACGGTCTACTCCGACCCCCACCTGGGCCACGCCCGTGGGCCCGTGGTTTACGACGTCCTAAGGCGCTACTTTCTCCACAAGGGCTACAAGGTGCGCTTCGTCTCCAACATCACCGACGTGGGCCACCTCACCGACGACGCCGACGAGGGCGAGGACAAGATCGTAAGGCGGGCCAAGCTGGAGCGCCTGGAGCCCATGGAGGTGGCGGACAAGTACATGTGGAGCTACTTTGACGCCATGCAGGCCCTGAACGTCCTCAGGCCCTCCATCGCCCCGAGGGCTTCAGGCCACATCCCGGAGATGCTGGAGCTCACGGAAAGGCTTCTTGCGCGGGGCATGGCCTACGAGCGAAGGGGAAGCGTCTACTTCCGGGTGCGCTCCTTCCCCGAGTACGGGAAGCTCTCGGGAAAACGCCTGGAGGAGCTCAGGGCGGGAGCCCGGGTGGAGGTGCGGGAGGAGAAGGAAGACCCCCTGGACTTCGCCCTCTGGAAGGCGGCGGAGCCCGGGCACCTCATGCGCTGGAAGAGCCCCTGGGGGGAGGGGTACCCCGGCTGGCACATTGAGTGCACGGCCATGAGCCTCAAGTACCTGGGGGAGGGCTTTGACCTCCACGCCGGGGGGATTGACCTGCAGTTTCCCCACCACGAGTGCGAGATCGCCCAGGCGGAGGCCGCGGGCTTCCGCTTCGCCCGTCACTGGATGCACCACAACCACGTGCTTTTGGAGGGGGAGAAGATGGCGAAGAGCACGGGGAACCTGGTCCTCCTCCACGACCTCCTCAAGGCCCACGAGCCCATGGCCCTCCGCTTCTACCTCCTCCAGACCCACTACCGAAGCCCCATGGACTTCACCTGGGAAGGGTTGGAAAGCGCCAAAAGGGGCTACGCCCGCCTCCTCCACGCCTACCGGGAGGTGCGGGAGCGGAAGAAGACCGCACCCCCGGGCACCACCCCCGGGCTGGAGAGGGCCCTGGACGCCCTGGAAAAGGCCTTCATGGAGGCCATAGAGGACGACCTCTCCACCCCCGAGGCCCTGGCCGCCCTCTTCACCTTCCTCCCCGAGCTCCACAAGCTCCTTCCCGAGGCCAAAGCGGAAAGCTTGGCCCGGGCCGAAGCGGTCTTCCACACCCTGGGGGAGGGGATCCTCGGCCTCTTTCCCGAGAGGGTCCTGGAGGAAAGGGTCTCCGGGCCCCTCCTCGAGGGCCTCATCGCCCTCCTCTTGGAGCTTAGGGAAGAGGCGAGGCGGGCCAAGGACTACGAAAGAAGCGACCTCATCCGGGAAAGGTTGAGGGCCCTCGGCGTCATCGTGGAGGACACCAAGGAGGGCCCGAGGTGGCGCCTAGAACGCTAAAGAACCCCCCCGTGCGGGGCAGGCCCGCACGGGGGGTAAGGCTACCTCACGCGGGCGTCAGCGCGGGATGGGGTAGCCCCCGGCCTCCAACACCGCCTCCGCCGCCTGGCGGCGCAGGGCCACGAGGTCCAAGGGCTCGCGCTTGGTGAGCCTGCGGGCGGCGGAGTAGACCACCCGGGCCTCGTCCCCTTCCACGAGGCGGGGCAGGACGGAAAGCGCCCCCGCCTGGGCCCGGTCCAGGGCCTGGGCCAGGTAGATGCGGGCGAGGACTTCGGCGAGCCCGCCAAGCCGCCTGGCCCGGAGGAGGGCGCTTTCCGCGGCGTAGGCGTCAATGAGGATGTCGGCCACCGCCCCCAGCACCTCCTGCTCCTCCTCCACCCCCTGGCCGTACTTCTGCACGGCGAGCCCGGCCACCATGAGGGCGAGCTTCTTCAGGTTTTGGACCTGGTGGAGCTCGAGGTCCTCGGGCTCCTCAAAGCTCGGCTCCAGAAGCTCCTTTTGAAGCCGGCTGGCCGCCTGCAGGAGGGGGAGCTGGCCCTTCAGGGCCCGGCGGAGGAGCATGCCCGGGATGAGGAGGCGGTTGATCTCGTTGGTGCCCTCAAAGATGCGGTTGATGCGGGCGTCGCGGTAGGCCCTTTCAATGGGGTACTCCTGGGAGTAGCCGTAGCCCCCGTGGATCTGCACCCCCTCGTCCACCACGTAGTCCAGCACCTCGGAGCCCAGCACCTTGATGATGCTGGCCTCCACGGCGTACTCCTCAATGCCCGCCATCACCGCCTCGGGGCCCTTCTTCCCCGCGAGGGCCTCGTCAATGAGGCCCACGGTGCGGTAGACGGCGCTCTCGGCGGCGTAGATGCGGCTCGCCATCTCGCCGAGCTTCTGCTGGATGAGGCCGAAGCGGCCGATGGGGCGGCCGAACTGCACCCGCTGGTTGGCGTACTGGGCGGAAAGCTCCAGGGCCCGCTTCGCCCCGCCCACGGCCCCCGCCCCGAGCTTGTAGCGGCCCACGTTGAGGACGTTGAAGGCGATCTTGTGCCCCTTGCCCACCTCCCCGAGGACGTTCTCCACGGGCACCTTGACGTCCTCCAGGATCACCTGGCGGGTGCTGGAGGCCTTGATGCCCATCTTCTTCTCCTCGGGGCCGAAGGAGAGGCCGGGGGTGCCCCGCTCCACCAGGAAGGCGGTGAAGTGCTCCCCGTCCACCTTGGCGAAGACGGTGAAGAGGTGGGCGAAGCCCGCGTTGGAGATCCACTGTTTGACCCCATTCAGGATGTAGTACTTGCCGTCCTCAGAAAGCGTGGCCCGGGTCTTGGCGGCGAGGGCGTCGGAACCCGAGCCCGGCTCCGTGAGGCAGTAGGCGGCGATCCACTCGCCGCTTGCGAGCTTGGGGAGGTACTTCCGCTTCTGCTCTTCCGTGCCGAAGTAGACGAGGGGCAGGGTGCCGATGGAGGTGTGGGCGCCGTAGGTGACGGAGAAGCCCCCGCTTCCCGAAAGCTCCTCGGCCACCACGGTGGAGATCACCTTGGGCAGGTCCAGGCCGCCGTACTCCTCAGGGACGTCAATGGCAAGAAGCCCGAGCTCCCCCGCCTTGCGCATCAGGGGCACGTTGAGCTCAAGCTCCCCGTGCTCCATGCGCTCCAGAAGGGGAAGCACCTCCCGCTCCACGAAGGTGCGGGTGGTGCGGGCGATCTCCTTGACGCTCTCGTCAAAGTCCTCGGGGGTGTAGACCCGCTCCGGGACCTCAAGAAGCCAGCCGCCGCCTTTTTGCCAAAGCTTCTTCTCCTCGGTCATGGTCCTCCTCCTTAGGCCGGATAAACCTCAAACACGCCCGCGGCGCCCATGCCGCCGCCGATGCACATGGTGACGAGGCCGTACCCCCCGCCCCTCCGGGCAAGCTCGCTCAGGAGCTGGGCGGTGAGCTTGGCCCCCGTGGCCCCCAGGGGGTGGCCCAAGGCGATGGCCCCGCCGTTGACGTTCGTCTTCTCCTCGGGCATCTCCAGGGCCCGCATCACCGCCAGGACCTGGGCGGCGAAGGCCTCGTTGAACTCAATGAGGGCGATCTGGTCCAGGGTGAGGCCCGCCCGCTTCAGGGCCTTGGGCACCGCCTTCACCGGGCCGATCCCCATCACGTCGGGCTCCACCCCGGCCACGGCGAAGCTCACGAAGCGGGCGAGGGGCTTGAGGCCTAAGGCCTCCGCCTTCTCCCGGCTCATGACCACCACCGCCGCCGCCCCGTCGGAGTAGGGGCTGGAGTTGCCCGCGGTCACGGTGCCGTTCTTCTTAAAGGCGGGGCGGAGCTTGGCCAAAGCCTCCAAGGAGGTGTCGGGGCGGACCGTCTCGTCCCGATCAAAGAGGACCTCCTCCACCTCCTTCTTGGTCCCCCGGTAGGTCACCTTGGGCACCCGGATGGGGACCACTTCAGGGAAGCGCCCCTCGGCCCAGGCCTGGGCCGCCTTCTGGTGGCTCCTCAAAGCCCACCGGTCCTGGTCCTCGCGGCTTATGCCGAAGCGCTCCGCCACCCTTTCGGCGGTGAGGCCCATGCCGATGTAGGTGGAGTAGGTCTCGGGGCTCCACTCCGTGGGGGTGAGGTCGGGGTGGAGCCGGGTGTGGAAGCCCGACATGGGCACCTGGCTCATCATCTCCACCCCACCCGCCAAGACGGCGTCCGCCATCCCCGTCATCACC
This region of Thermus thermophilus genomic DNA includes:
- a CDS encoding carbon-nitrogen hydrolase family protein, with amino-acid sequence MILALAHLAKRERLREFLQALRPLVQEAKERGAGLLLLPELVLGKREDPGLSQALRELAEEARLLLLAGHLAEGENRLQAFPQGPAYAKLHLYRAEGEEGDEGLRPGKRPVLLPWGGKVFGLALCYDLDFPELFRAYALRGAQGFLVGAAWPGAYAGLLEVLARARAAENQAYLFLASRADTGSPSLFVAPDGRVLARKEEEGLLVAEPDWAFLEAYRKKYPLLQHRREDLHRLW
- the smpB gene encoding SsrA-binding protein SmpB, translating into MAPVLENRRARHDYEILETYEAGIALKGTEVKSLRAGKVDFTGSFAKFEDGELYLENLYIAPYEKGSYTNVDPRRKRKLLLHKHELRRLLGKVEQRGLTLVPLKIYFNERGYAKVLLGLARGKKAYEKRREDKKEAVRRALEEL
- a CDS encoding N-acetylmuramoyl-L-alanine amidase family protein, with the protein product MRAFFLLLASFALAQAPKPLRVGELTGEALYPGNRGVSYGEVGLVARGLGLALWQGEGQVALGLGARYRTFPVEADEAKAASSLAAWRKDGRVYVPLRPLADALGLSYRAQVGIQLDLPWAQLLQVEARPEGYLLRFSREVNAVVRPGGVLFLMAQGSHPALVQEAMGLFLPLSRPPERVYYPGGGQVAVGLTPLPLPSPTVLLDPGHGGEDPGLEAQGLVEKEVVLDLARRVAALLPGARLTRQGDETLPLEARLALARTASVVVSLHMARGREVRLYFPKDRTSPLAQSLSRLGDLPEERARLLRAYAGDPARLAEALERALTAQGFAVVKAEGPYALARVDGAAVLLEVGAERLGTGQARALVAQAIAQGIRAYLEGGAP
- a CDS encoding GerMN domain-containing protein yields the protein MRKYLSAYNLLGLLVFALGLLVYWQSPAPNPPKALPLPADEAAREEKLTLNLYRPDPPRGFLREPVVLEVGLGENPYEKALLAWAQATGSPTPLGLFAAEGRLVVDLPKDFVRGLDAEGEVYRLYSLAYTLLATFPEGSEVRFLVEGQPSPGLAHLDLEAPVRLP
- a CDS encoding AAA family ATPase, with the translated sequence MSETWRLDRLVLQGFKSFADRTLLDFPDPITGIIGPNGSGKSNLVEAIRFVTGSRAQDLRGEELKALLFHGGKTRPPQGVAEVRLELSRGRERLVVERRIEGERSQLRVNGRPTSAKALALHLAGTGLGRGGYAVVGQGEVGAVLESPEVQLLAHLEEAAGLRPVAEAVRLTEERLAQAAALVEEREKALEALKAEVEALAREADRAKRARELSLLRLRLKRSLLLARKEALAEEAQGMRFRLEALEAELKGLQEAMEALLARKRDLLAQEEGLRQALEEAHLALKEREGLMGEAGSLRRVLQALDRPPPPEPGPEPPRPEEAPEALRARLRALKEEILRKEAQVRRAEEARRRYEAERARYEERLAARLEALKEREALRPEVEALEEEVARLAAQLREREGLEARLKEVEAQRRGVAKERERLHLLVESGADLHEGPRRVRGLPGVLGVVADLLRPEPGLEQALEAALGPRLQWVLVEDEEAAKRAIAHLKRVGGRATFLPLTLLRPRPLPGPKPFPGLLGPARALAHLRLPGLPEEAVLGVLFGDTLVFQDLDRALAYLRAGGGERLVTLEGEVVERAGAITGGRVRAGGEALALRRRLDEAEAEERALAQEAQALRERLSAFPHPRALEEAKARLLALRARLERPLPPEPKPPEPPEAPEAQDLEALREEAARLEALLQQAEAYARFLERKRAWEEWERLKEEAGRVRARLKELEKALEATRPLAERARSLEEGVRKLRQALKALAEEETRLLTRQNHLLAEREHLRLTLARREAAWEEVERELAELPELPRLEGTPRALQARLAQAEAELEALGPVNALAERALAEAEEKLKARQRELDEAVEALLRLEAEAKGVEAEYQKRLEEAFARFQEAFRRYGEALLGGRTEVRRTARGLGLVVTPAGKRTQDLRLLSLGEKTLGALAFLFALGELQGGLPIAVLDEVDAALDEANLLRFTRFLRSGRQFLLVTHQKRTMEACHALYGVTSEEGVSRVYAIRKEVAHDL
- a CDS encoding nucleoside triphosphate pyrophosphohydrolase family protein, which produces MTFEEYQKEAQKTALYPEAYRLVYPALGLAGEAGELANKVKKVLRDHGGRLREEDREAILAELGDVLWYVAQVATDLGESLEAVAQANLAKLRSRKERGRLGGAGDNR
- a CDS encoding zf-TFIIB domain-containing protein, with amino-acid sequence MPLLLCPHCGVGMREVERRGVLIDVCPQCGGVWLDKGELEKLLAEAKEVERGYEEELEGFYRKEGKPYKKKKGFLELFDLFD
- a CDS encoding zinc metallopeptidase, which produces MDTLAFLLMILVFVASLAIQGGLQATFARYSRVANSRGLTGAEVARAILDTHGLTHVRVEPVPGALTDHYDPQAKAVRLSEPNYASPSLAALAVAAHEVGHAVQDARGYAWLRVRASLWPAASLGSNLGPILVLAGLFLGALGLAKLGLYLYLAVALFQLITLPVEFDASRRALEFLRRMGFLRPEEMGPARRVLTWAALTYVAALAGSLATILYYASLLGLFGRREE
- a CDS encoding universal stress protein; its protein translation is MFKTILLAYDGSEHAKRAAEAAKAEAEAHGARLVVVHVYEPVPDYLGEPFFEEALKRRLERAEKVLAEAVALTGVPREDALLLEGRPAEAILQAALGERADLIVMGTRGLGAVGSLFLGSQSQRVVAEAPCPVLLVR